A window from Primulina huaijiensis isolate GDHJ02 chromosome 11, ASM1229523v2, whole genome shotgun sequence encodes these proteins:
- the LOC140987223 gene encoding xyloglucan galactosyltransferase XLT2-like, with translation MLPSFGKQSPAAAEEEEQQQHQRHLRLKSRFPEIKTAADSVKYFVSSYHCVWLTAAILLQIVTISFFLNRASIPSPVYTALPLAQARHDDDDVCEFGRIYVYHMPSLFNQDLLDNCHELAPWSSRCTALSNNGFGPPAAELSGVIPYNLTPAWYWTDLYAGEPIFHHRMMSYKCRTMYEEEATAFYIPFYVGLAVGKHLWSNYKSEDRDFHSLAMLNWVKNQSPWKKSNGSDHFIMMGRLTWDFRRLSDNDNEWGSRFLYMPLMKNVLHLTVERSPWDALEISVPYPTPFHPRSESDIDSWQNFVRARTRSTLFSFVGGTRKTFKKDFRGLLMSLCRNDSSSCKLVDCSITPCYDGALGMTEAFLDSVFCLQPKGDGYTRRSAFDCMLAGAIPVYFWRGSFENQYEWFLPVEAKTYSVFIDNNLVRNRSSIIKDVLEKYSTEDVETMRKKIIEFMPRFLYSKSNANLGRFKDAFDITVDEVLARFKQQKDGVKV, from the coding sequence ATGCTACCAAGTTTCGGCAAACAGTCACCGGCGGCGGCGGAGGAGGAGGAGCAGCAACAGCACCAACGCCACCTCCGGCTCAAGTCCAGGTTTCCTGAAATCAAAACCGCTGCCGACTCTGTCAAATACTTCGTTTCTTCCTATCACTGTGTATGGCTAACGGCGGCAATCCTCTTACAAATTGTAACCATATCATTCTTCCTCAACCGGGCTTCTATACCTTCGCCGGTGTACACTGCCCTCCCCTTGGCCCAGGCACGTCACGATGACGACGATGTCTGCGAATTCGGAAGAATATATGTATACCATATGCCATCTTTATTCAACCAAGACCTTCTGGACAACTGCCATGAACTAGCCCCATGGAGCTCCCGCTGCACCGCTCTCTCCAACAACGGATTCGGCCCCCCTGCCGCAGAATTGTCGGGTGTTATTCCTTACAATCTCACCCCAGCTTGGTACTGGACTGATTTGTACGCGGGAGAACCCATATTCCATCATAGGATGATGAGTTACAAGTGCAGAACCATGTATGAAGAGGAAGCTACGGCGTTTTACATCCCTTTCTACGTGGGACTCGCAGTAGGAAAACATCTATGGTCAAATTACAAGTCCGAGGATCGAGATTTCCACAGCTTGGCGATGCTAAACTGGGTCAAGAATCAATCCCCGTGGAAGAAATCAAACGGGTCTGATCATTTTATCATGATGGGTCGATTAACGTGGGACTTCCGAAGGTTATCCGACAATGACAACGAATGGGGATCAAGATTTCTTTACATGCCACTGATGAAGAATGTTCTTCATTTAACAGTAGAAAGAAGTCCATGGGATGCACTAGAAATCAGTGTACCTTATCCCACACCTTTCCACCCTCGATCCGAATCCGATATCGATTCGTGGCAAAACTTTGTACGAGCTAGGACACGATCAaccttattttcttttgttggcGGGACACGTAAAACTTTTAAGAAGGATTTTCGGGGTTTATTGATGTCGTTATGTAGAAACGATTCGAGCTCGTGTAAACTAGTAGACTGCTCCATTACACCTTGTTACGATGGAGCACTAGGTATGACTGAGGCATTCTTGGATTCAGTTTTCTGCTTGCAACCTAAAGGAGATGGATATACAAGAAGATCCGCGTTTGATTGTATGTTGGCTGGCGCAATCCCGGTATATTTTTGGAGAGGAAGCTTTGAGAATCAGTACGAATGGTTCTTGCCTGTTGAAGCTAAGACTTACTCAgtatttattgataataatcTTGTTAGAAACAGGAGTTCAATTATTAAGGATGTTTTGGAAAAATATAGTACAGAAGATGTGGAAACGATGAGGAAGAAGATTATTGAATTTATGCCCAGGTTTTTGTATTCAAAGTCCAATGCAAATTTGGGGAGATTTAAGGATGCCTTTGATATCACCGTGGATGAAGTTTTGGCAAGGTTTAAGCAACAGAAAGATGGCGTAAAAGTATGA